The following proteins are co-located in the Maridesulfovibrio sp. genome:
- a CDS encoding cobalamin biosynthesis protein: MSAKTAIYALTAKGAVKAHELAASLRADSYVLERYAADTDILFTSLKDTVADKFSEYEAHVFVAASGIVVRMIAPYLKSKDVDPAVVVVDQEGEFAISLVSGHLGGANELARLIGDKIGATPVITTATDCAGVPSVDLIARDQNLVIGDISLIKHINAAFLDGEKVPVYDPDGVLEISAFKDYFYAVDDFAVLSESRCGVVVDWRRHELPERVLALYPQCLTLGVGCRRGVPADEILELIRSVVGDNGIALDSICSMGSIDAKNDEAGMIEAAHILGLDLIFFSAAELDEIEVANPSGMVMKHMGVNGVCEAAAMKLANAKLILVPKTKSARVTAAIAKKI; the protein is encoded by the coding sequence ATGTCTGCGAAAACAGCAATATATGCCTTAACTGCCAAGGGAGCGGTTAAAGCCCACGAGCTTGCAGCTTCGTTGAGGGCCGACAGCTATGTTCTGGAGCGTTATGCCGCAGACACAGACATCCTTTTTACTTCCCTCAAAGATACAGTTGCCGATAAGTTCTCTGAGTATGAAGCCCATGTTTTCGTAGCTGCATCGGGAATTGTGGTACGCATGATAGCTCCTTACTTGAAAAGTAAGGATGTGGACCCGGCCGTGGTTGTTGTGGATCAGGAGGGGGAGTTTGCAATCAGTCTGGTTTCCGGTCATTTGGGCGGGGCCAATGAGCTTGCGCGACTGATCGGTGATAAAATCGGAGCTACCCCGGTGATTACTACAGCTACAGATTGTGCAGGAGTGCCGTCCGTGGACTTGATTGCCCGTGATCAGAATTTGGTCATTGGTGATATCAGTTTAATTAAGCATATTAATGCAGCTTTTCTGGATGGTGAAAAGGTCCCGGTCTATGATCCTGACGGGGTTTTGGAGATCTCCGCTTTTAAAGATTATTTTTATGCGGTGGACGATTTTGCGGTATTGTCCGAGTCTCGTTGCGGTGTTGTTGTGGACTGGCGACGTCACGAATTACCGGAGCGGGTGCTGGCCCTTTACCCGCAATGCCTGACCCTTGGTGTAGGTTGCAGGCGCGGGGTGCCTGCGGATGAAATCCTAGAGTTGATTCGCAGTGTTGTTGGGGATAATGGCATTGCTCTTGATTCTATATGCAGTATGGGCTCAATAGATGCTAAGAATGATGAAGCAGGGATGATTGAAGCTGCACATATTTTAGGGCTGGATTTGATATTTTTCAGTGCGGCTGAGCTTGATGAAATTGAGGTAGCCAATCCTTCGGGTATGGTGATGAAACATATGGGAGTTAACGGTGTCTGCGAAGCAGCGGCAATGAAGCTGGCAAACGCTAAGCTGATTCTGGTTCCCAAGACCAAAAGCGCGCGGGTGACCGCAGCGATAGCGAAGAAAATATGA
- a CDS encoding chemotaxis protein: MRDNEILLDTGTNEFEIIEFFIDEVDGGADDRDYFGINVAKVLEVVEAPDGLEAAEGAPHPSYLGTMSLRDIILPVIDLAVWLGIERKESEYELIVVTEINNVITGFLVTGVTQIHRIGWGDLKTPNKYIADLDTNCITGTVHLDERFVLMIDLERILGELDPEMAERSDGKVYTAPEKMTAVLVDDSVSVRALLNKNFESANFEVKLYTNGQEALDALKEINTEAKQDGGSIKNVIDIVVSDIEMPQMDGYTLTRNIKEHADLSCLPVILFSSLITKGLYHKGEAVKADDQITKPEFNELTGRAISLIEKYRAKRQQI, encoded by the coding sequence ATGCGGGATAATGAAATATTACTGGATACCGGGACTAACGAGTTCGAGATTATTGAGTTTTTTATAGATGAGGTCGACGGTGGTGCTGATGATCGTGACTATTTCGGTATAAACGTGGCAAAAGTGCTTGAAGTTGTCGAGGCTCCGGACGGCCTCGAGGCAGCTGAAGGCGCGCCTCATCCCAGCTATCTCGGGACAATGTCCCTGCGTGATATCATTCTTCCGGTTATCGATCTGGCGGTCTGGCTCGGTATTGAGCGCAAGGAGTCCGAGTACGAGCTTATCGTTGTTACCGAGATAAACAATGTAATCACAGGCTTTCTGGTTACCGGGGTGACTCAGATTCATCGTATCGGCTGGGGAGATTTGAAGACACCAAACAAGTATATAGCTGATCTTGATACCAACTGCATTACCGGTACAGTGCATCTTGATGAGCGTTTTGTGCTCATGATCGACCTTGAGCGCATTCTGGGTGAACTTGATCCTGAAATGGCTGAACGGAGCGACGGTAAGGTTTATACGGCCCCGGAAAAGATGACTGCTGTTCTGGTGGACGATTCTGTCTCAGTGCGTGCCCTGCTTAATAAAAATTTTGAATCCGCCAATTTTGAGGTCAAGCTCTACACCAACGGTCAGGAAGCTTTGGATGCGCTTAAAGAAATTAATACTGAAGCCAAACAGGACGGCGGTTCAATTAAAAACGTAATTGATATTGTCGTTTCAGATATTGAGATGCCCCAGATGGACGGCTATACCTTGACTAGAAATATCAAGGAACATGCAGACCTTTCCTGCCTGCCCGTAATTCTTTTTTCTTCTTTGATAACCAAGGGACTTTACCATAAGGGTGAGGCGGTCAAAGCGGACGACCAGATCACCAAACCCGAATTTAACGAACTTACCGGCCGTGCCATCAGTCTGATTGAAAAGTACAGGGCTAAGCGACAGCAGATTTAG
- a CDS encoding NAD(P)H-dependent glycerol-3-phosphate dehydrogenase, with protein sequence MKIAVIGAGAWGTTLANTLAKKGHDTHLWVREQELCDEITNTGYNSVFLPDFKLSPDLKCSSDPQQVMQDADYFLLVVPSQFLRSALADMKQYFPQNPAVICASKGIELNTGAPMSQVVYESLEGLNPRFAHLSGPTFAYELSAELPTSIVLGCEDEKLAAEVQDIFSTSYLRIYTNPDYRGVELGGAIKNIMAIAAGMADGLKFGHNTRAALITRGIAEMSRLGEAMGAQASTFMGLSGMGDLVLTCTGDLSRNRQVGLKLGQGMKLSEILKMRMVAEGVKTTESVYFLAKKLGVELPITEQVYKILYEDKDPATAVCDLMNRDLKAE encoded by the coding sequence ATGAAAATAGCAGTAATCGGAGCCGGGGCATGGGGAACCACCCTTGCAAATACTCTGGCCAAAAAAGGACATGACACCCACCTCTGGGTCCGCGAACAAGAACTTTGCGACGAGATAACCAATACCGGATACAACTCGGTCTTTCTTCCTGATTTCAAACTTTCCCCGGACCTGAAATGCAGCAGCGATCCGCAGCAGGTTATGCAGGATGCGGACTACTTCCTTCTCGTAGTGCCCAGCCAATTCCTGCGCAGTGCCCTCGCTGACATGAAGCAGTACTTTCCGCAAAATCCAGCTGTTATCTGCGCCAGCAAAGGTATTGAACTGAATACCGGAGCACCAATGTCACAGGTGGTCTATGAATCATTGGAAGGGTTGAACCCAAGATTTGCTCATCTCTCAGGCCCCACCTTTGCTTATGAGCTAAGTGCTGAACTTCCGACCTCCATCGTGCTCGGCTGCGAAGATGAAAAACTTGCCGCTGAAGTACAGGATATTTTCTCTACCTCGTATTTACGAATCTACACCAACCCCGATTACCGGGGAGTGGAACTTGGCGGTGCCATTAAAAACATCATGGCTATTGCCGCAGGTATGGCCGACGGATTAAAATTCGGGCATAACACACGTGCAGCCCTGATCACCCGCGGAATTGCTGAAATGAGCAGACTGGGTGAAGCCATGGGCGCACAGGCTTCCACATTCATGGGACTTTCCGGCATGGGAGACCTTGTGCTAACCTGCACCGGCGACCTCTCCCGGAACAGGCAGGTAGGATTAAAGCTCGGTCAGGGAATGAAACTGAGCGAAATTCTGAAAATGCGTATGGTGGCTGAAGGTGTAAAAACAACTGAGTCGGTTTATTTTCTGGCAAAGAAATTGGGAGTGGAGCTTCCGATAACCGAACAGGTCTACAAAATCCTATACGAAGACAAAGATCCCGCCACCGCTGTTTGCGACCTGATGAACCGTGACCTCAAGGCGGAATAA
- a CDS encoding transporter substrate-binding domain-containing protein, giving the protein MPSKIKLRLFKQAVISLTIVFLFISPATKADDSSLLVSGQMDWLPFLMKDEAGKVYGLMYEILEKAVHKNGYTLEYRDLPWKRAVISLEKGKLDIICGIFWNESRAQKFLFSPPILRNELHIFTNKPFKLEKLIDLQGKTGDHIRGGSYGDIFDNFIESGEARFVEVTDDNTAINRLVRGYSDFFIGTYIDTKIKLSKRGLEQSIIALPYVVDTVNVYFAYPNKGKKFHLYEQINQTLEQMQHSGEISGLIQQYFNGTEINPRRVLFTPEELRAP; this is encoded by the coding sequence ATGCCCAGCAAAATCAAACTACGACTTTTCAAGCAAGCTGTAATCTCACTGACTATCGTATTTCTCTTTATATCTCCAGCGACAAAAGCAGATGATTCTTCTTTGCTTGTTTCCGGACAAATGGACTGGCTTCCTTTTCTGATGAAAGATGAGGCTGGGAAAGTATACGGACTGATGTATGAGATATTAGAAAAAGCAGTCCATAAAAACGGATATACACTGGAATACCGCGACTTGCCGTGGAAACGGGCAGTCATTTCATTGGAAAAAGGAAAACTGGACATCATTTGCGGCATATTCTGGAACGAAAGCAGAGCACAAAAGTTCCTGTTTTCTCCGCCAATTTTGCGGAATGAACTGCACATCTTCACCAACAAACCATTTAAACTGGAAAAACTGATCGACCTGCAAGGTAAAACTGGAGACCACATAAGAGGTGGCAGTTACGGGGATATTTTTGACAATTTCATAGAGTCAGGCGAGGCCCGTTTCGTAGAAGTTACTGACGACAACACAGCCATAAACAGACTCGTTAGAGGATACTCGGATTTTTTCATCGGCACCTATATCGATACCAAGATCAAACTTTCAAAACGCGGTCTGGAGCAGTCCATAATAGCCCTGCCCTATGTTGTAGACACAGTAAATGTATATTTTGCCTATCCGAATAAGGGCAAAAAGTTTCATTTATATGAACAGATCAACCAGACCCTTGAACAAATGCAGCACAGCGGAGAAATATCCGGGCTAATCCAGCAATACTTCAATGGAACGGAAATTAATCCGCGAAGAGTGCTTTTTACACCGGAAGAACTGCGTGCCCCCTAA
- a CDS encoding multiheme c-type cytochrome: MLKQMVKVMTIAMAIVMSAAVCFAADAPFPNLAPKELVVKRGFSKEATNCIECHAKKTPGIVENWKMGKMAHATVSCYDCHVVEKSSPMASQCEGIKGTNIYISPMVSSKTCSRCHPQEVDQFLKSGHAKLAGAPVIDNKNFQKLMYYYEGGVFMGVKEGSLPSISSRASGCQVCHGTQVELGPDNKPTNLTWPGGVGTRYPDGSIGTCTVCHTRHQFSIVEARKPAACGACHLGPDHPQKEIYEESKHGQFFEAHGEEWKWDSAPDTWQPGDYEAPTCAVCHMSGIGELNTTHNVNERLKWDLMHKKSVIRSGERGDGEKGDKLMRKVCANCHGKTHTDAQRKVLDGAVELYNAYWDGAVKMKKELADKNLLIKDDPWNDGFQELEYYLWHHAGRRARHGTAMNGPDYSHWHGFFQVFQIYKDMEKLYEYRIKNGKIEELSHVMSTGPL, encoded by the coding sequence ATGTTGAAACAGATGGTTAAAGTTATGACGATTGCAATGGCAATCGTGATGTCTGCAGCAGTATGTTTTGCCGCAGACGCACCTTTCCCCAACCTTGCACCGAAAGAACTGGTTGTGAAAAGGGGATTTTCCAAAGAAGCTACAAACTGTATTGAGTGTCACGCCAAAAAGACACCCGGAATCGTCGAAAACTGGAAAATGGGTAAAATGGCTCACGCCACCGTTTCCTGTTACGACTGCCATGTTGTTGAGAAAAGCTCACCCATGGCGAGCCAGTGTGAAGGTATTAAGGGAACAAACATTTACATTTCACCTATGGTGTCATCCAAAACATGTTCCCGCTGCCACCCGCAGGAAGTTGACCAGTTCCTTAAGAGCGGTCATGCAAAGCTGGCAGGCGCACCGGTCATAGACAACAAGAACTTCCAGAAACTGATGTACTACTATGAAGGCGGCGTCTTCATGGGTGTTAAGGAAGGCTCATTGCCGAGTATTTCTTCCCGCGCATCAGGCTGTCAGGTTTGCCACGGAACTCAGGTTGAACTCGGCCCGGACAACAAGCCTACCAACCTTACCTGGCCCGGCGGCGTTGGTACCCGCTATCCCGATGGTTCTATCGGAACCTGTACCGTCTGCCACACCAGACACCAATTCTCCATTGTAGAAGCACGCAAGCCCGCAGCTTGTGGCGCCTGTCACCTCGGCCCTGACCATCCGCAGAAAGAAATCTACGAAGAATCCAAACATGGCCAGTTCTTTGAAGCTCATGGCGAAGAATGGAAATGGGACAGTGCTCCCGACACTTGGCAGCCCGGCGACTATGAAGCACCGACCTGTGCTGTCTGCCACATGTCCGGTATCGGCGAACTCAACACCACCCACAACGTCAACGAACGTCTGAAGTGGGATCTCATGCATAAGAAGAGCGTGATCCGCAGCGGCGAACGCGGCGATGGCGAAAAGGGCGACAAGCTCATGCGTAAAGTCTGCGCAAACTGCCATGGCAAGACCCACACCGACGCTCAGCGCAAAGTCCTTGACGGCGCTGTAGAGCTCTACAATGCATATTGGGACGGCGCTGTGAAGATGAAGAAGGAACTTGCTGACAAGAACCTCCTGATCAAGGATGATCCTTGGAACGATGGATTCCAGGAACTGGAATACTATCTCTGGCACCATGCAGGTCGTCGAGCACGTCACGGTACCGCAATGAATGGTCCTGACTATTCACACTGGCACGGTTTCTTCCAGGTCTTCCAGATCTATAAGGACATGGAAAAACTCTATGAATACCGCATTAAAAACGGTAAAATTGAGGAACTGTCTCATGTAATGAGTACCGGTCCCCTCTAG
- the hemL gene encoding glutamate-1-semialdehyde 2,1-aminomutase: protein MASSSELFNKAQELLPGGVNSPVRACKSVGCDPLFIEKAEGSRMWSVDGQELIDYVMSWGPMMLGHGYEAIKEAAHKAVDMGASYGAPCPGEIELAEEIIKMVPSIEMVRMVNSGTEATMSALRLARGVTGREKVLKFEGCYHGHSDCFLASAGSGVATFSIPGTPGVPEGTVKDTLLAPYNDLDAVKAVFEKEGQNIAAIIVEPVAGNMGLVLPKEGFLEGLRALCDEHGALLIFDEVITGFRVTSGGVGPRFKVTPDLTTLGKIIGGGFPVGCYGGKKEYMSRIAPCGDVYQAGTLSGNPVAMAAGVATLRSLQQQDYDALEARTLKLAQDMKAALEANGFKVSLNHIASIFTLFFTDQEVTDFESAKTGDAELYSKFYRHMREHGVNLAPSSFECTFTSFAHSEADYEATLEAVKSFKG from the coding sequence ATGGCTTCATCATCTGAACTTTTTAATAAGGCACAGGAACTGCTGCCCGGCGGTGTAAACAGCCCTGTCCGCGCCTGCAAATCTGTTGGTTGCGATCCTCTTTTCATCGAAAAGGCTGAAGGCAGCCGCATGTGGTCCGTGGATGGTCAGGAACTTATCGACTATGTCATGAGCTGGGGCCCGATGATGCTCGGTCACGGCTATGAAGCGATCAAAGAAGCTGCTCATAAGGCTGTAGACATGGGTGCAAGCTACGGCGCTCCCTGCCCCGGTGAAATCGAGCTGGCAGAAGAGATCATTAAAATGGTTCCTTCCATCGAGATGGTACGCATGGTTAACTCCGGTACCGAAGCAACCATGTCCGCACTGCGTCTCGCCCGCGGCGTTACCGGCCGTGAGAAAGTTCTCAAGTTCGAAGGCTGCTACCATGGTCACAGTGACTGCTTTCTCGCAAGTGCAGGTTCCGGCGTGGCAACTTTTTCCATTCCCGGCACCCCCGGTGTCCCCGAAGGAACTGTAAAAGATACCCTGCTTGCTCCATACAACGACCTCGATGCAGTTAAAGCCGTCTTTGAAAAAGAAGGTCAGAACATCGCTGCAATCATCGTTGAGCCTGTGGCAGGTAACATGGGTCTCGTTCTGCCCAAGGAAGGATTCCTTGAAGGTCTGCGCGCACTCTGCGACGAGCACGGCGCACTGCTTATTTTCGATGAAGTTATCACCGGATTCCGGGTGACTTCCGGCGGAGTAGGACCCCGTTTTAAAGTTACCCCCGACCTGACCACTCTCGGTAAGATTATCGGCGGCGGTTTCCCTGTAGGCTGCTACGGCGGTAAAAAAGAATACATGAGCCGCATTGCACCTTGCGGTGATGTTTATCAGGCTGGCACACTTTCCGGTAACCCCGTTGCCATGGCAGCAGGTGTTGCTACCCTGCGTTCTTTGCAGCAGCAGGACTATGATGCTCTTGAAGCGCGTACCCTCAAGCTTGCGCAGGATATGAAAGCAGCTTTGGAAGCCAACGGTTTCAAAGTCAGCCTGAATCATATTGCATCCATATTTACCCTGTTCTTCACTGATCAGGAAGTAACTGATTTCGAGTCCGCCAAGACCGGTGATGCTGAGCTTTATTCCAAGTTCTATCGTCACATGCGTGAGCATGGCGTGAACCTCGCACCTTCCAGCTTCGAGTGTACTTTCACTTCCTTCGCCCACAGCGAAGCAGATTACGAAGCAACTCTGGAAGCTGTGAAAAGCTTTAAAGGCTAA
- a CDS encoding Lrp/AsnC family transcriptional regulator, producing the protein MAKKFTELEHNILALAGTNLSWSATPYADIAEQVGCSEQEVLDLLSRLKDDKIIRRFGATLRHQKAGYGANAMVAWRVTEDQDPEKVGEFMAARPEISHCYLRLTYEDWPYNLYTMIHGKAADDCKNVVAELMEQTGITDHCILRSLKELKKTSMVYFEEK; encoded by the coding sequence ATGGCAAAAAAATTTACTGAACTTGAGCATAATATTCTGGCGCTGGCGGGAACCAACCTTTCCTGGAGTGCAACTCCTTATGCAGACATTGCCGAGCAGGTAGGCTGTTCCGAGCAGGAAGTGCTGGACCTTTTAAGTCGTCTTAAGGATGACAAGATCATCCGTCGTTTCGGAGCAACTCTCCGTCACCAGAAGGCCGGATATGGCGCAAATGCCATGGTTGCGTGGCGGGTTACTGAAGATCAGGATCCGGAAAAGGTCGGCGAATTCATGGCCGCACGTCCGGAAATCAGCCATTGTTACCTGCGACTCACTTACGAAGATTGGCCGTACAACCTCTACACAATGATCCACGGCAAAGCCGCGGATGATTGTAAAAATGTAGTAGCCGAACTCATGGAGCAGACCGGGATTACCGATCACTGCATCCTGCGCAGTCTCAAAGAGTTGAAAAAGACCTCAATGGTCTATTTTGAAGAAAAATAA
- a CDS encoding NapC/NirT family cytochrome c: MPVNPKKKGEGGFSRRWRWGVVSGFLIAVVMVLTSGYMVNVTNTDVFCQTCHAMKPFRASWQTSVHGGQNPQGFAAQCVDCHLPHGNFVEYMTTKAYTGTRDIIMNLYIDPAEYDWAANAEKNRLKFTYDNACRHCHIKLEPVGVKPGALLAHRAYLYGQTDKKCASCHPHVGHKDMIEMANKFFNKDL, encoded by the coding sequence ATGCCGGTAAACCCTAAAAAGAAAGGGGAAGGCGGATTCAGTCGCAGATGGCGTTGGGGAGTTGTATCGGGATTCTTGATTGCAGTGGTTATGGTTCTCACGTCAGGTTACATGGTTAACGTCACAAACACGGACGTATTCTGCCAGACCTGCCATGCCATGAAACCATTCCGGGCCTCATGGCAAACATCCGTGCATGGGGGGCAGAACCCGCAGGGCTTCGCAGCACAATGCGTTGACTGCCATCTGCCGCACGGAAACTTCGTGGAATATATGACCACGAAAGCCTACACCGGAACCCGCGACATAATCATGAATCTCTACATCGACCCAGCCGAGTACGACTGGGCCGCCAATGCAGAGAAGAACCGGCTCAAATTCACCTATGACAATGCCTGCAGGCACTGCCATATAAAGCTTGAGCCAGTCGGTGTTAAACCGGGTGCTCTTCTCGCCCACCGGGCTTATCTCTACGGACAGACCGATAAGAAATGCGCAAGTTGTCACCCGCATGTCGGTCATAAAGACATGATTGAAATGGCTAACAAGTTCTTTAACAAGGACTTATGA